One Bos javanicus breed banteng chromosome 10, ARS-OSU_banteng_1.0, whole genome shotgun sequence genomic window, GAGCAAGGAGAGCGGGTCTACACGCTGAAGGTGAGAAGGGTAAACGGGCTGGATGTGAGCTTAGCGATGCATGTCATTGGAAGGAGCGGTCGAGAGGAGCCTGTGAGTTGCTTAGCTGCTTGGGCGGGGGCGGGACTAAAAACTCCAGAAGCCGCGCGTGGTATTCATTAATGGAAGCAGAAATGCGTGGCTTCTAGACCTTACCGTCGCGTCTCCTGTTTTCATGTTTACCGTTTTTGCGTGGcccctgatgttgaagctgaaactccagtgcgttggccacctgatgcgaagagctgactcatttgaaaagaccctgatgctgggaaagattgagggcaggaggagaaggggaagacaggatgagatagttggatggcatcaccgactccatggacatgggtttgggtagactccggcagttggtgatggacagggaggcctggcgtgctgcggttcatggggtcgcaaaaagtcggacacgactgagcgactgaactgaactccccatCCCAGCCTCCATCTCCCTTTTGAGGCCAGGGATTGGGTTTTCCCACCATTCCAGTGCTGAGattatgttctttctttcctcctcgaGCAGAAGCTTGATCCTTTGGGACAACAGACGTGCTCGGCCCACCCTGCTCGATTCTCCCCAGACGACAAATACTCTCGACACCGAATCACCATCAAGAAACGCTTCAAGGTGCTCATGACCCAGCAGCCTCGCCCCGTCCTCTGAGGATGTCTTAACATTTCGTGTGTCTTCTGCTGCCTGCCAGCCCCCAAGAGACTTTGTGCAGCCAGGCTCTTCAGTCTGTGAGCCTGGAAGCTTGCTCCGACCCTTACTCCTCGAATCCGGTCTCATCTTTGCCTTTGATTATGCTTGTTGTGAAGCAGTCATGGTAGCATCCCCGTCCAAGGGGTGATATTTGAATCTTTTCGTACCTTGAATCACTGCCAGGttattaaaatgatttcaaagaGCTGTTATTTTGTATGTTGTGGGAAGAAagaagtggtttaaaaaaaaaaaaaaacgagggAGACGAGAGGAAAGAGTACCCCAGGGATACAACAAGACCACTTGGAAGAGAAACCTAGGTGACTGCTGTAGCAGTCGTGCTGTACTGTGAGTCATAGCAGGGTGCTGGGGTAGGGGAAGAAAGCTTGAGAAAGACTTGTGCAACTGTCAGCACTCAGTAAGAAATACCCGTGTTGTCAGTTAAGTAATTTTTTATCCCTTGAAATGAAATTTCACTCAAAATGGAAGAGTTGCTTGAAAAATAATAGCAGCTATATGGGAGGAGGAAGATGTTGAATTGGAAGCCAGAAAACGAGTATTCACCCGTCTATAACTGTGAGAAAGTCAACCTGTTTAGTTCCGTTTTTCTCATCATTTCTAAG contains:
- the NOP10 gene encoding H/ACA ribonucleoprotein complex subunit 3 encodes the protein MFLQYYLNEQGERVYTLKKLDPLGQQTCSAHPARFSPDDKYSRHRITIKKRFKVLMTQQPRPVL